A DNA window from Canis lupus familiaris isolate Mischka breed German Shepherd chromosome 10, alternate assembly UU_Cfam_GSD_1.0, whole genome shotgun sequence contains the following coding sequences:
- the PLEK gene encoding pleckstrin — MEPKRIREGYLVKRGSVFNTWKPMWVVLLEDGIEFYKKKSDNSPKGMIPLKGSTLTSPCQDFGKRMFVFKITTTKQQDHFFQAAFLEERDSWVRDTKKAIKCIEGGQKFARKSTRRSIRLPETVDLGALYLSMKDIEKGIKELNLEKDKKIFNHCFTGNCVIDWLVSNKSVRNRQEGLMIASSLLGEGYLQPAGELSKNAADGMAEHPFLDNPDAFYYFPDSGFFCEENSSDDDVILKEEFRGVIIKQGCLLKQGHRRKNWKVRKFILREDPAYLHYYDPAAGGEEPLGAIHLRGCVVTSVESNPDVRKSEEENLFEIITADEVHYFLQAATPKERTEWIKAIQVASRTGK, encoded by the exons ATGGAGCCAAAACGGATCAGGGAGGGCTACCTGGTGAAGAGG GGAAGTGTGTTCAACACCTGGAAACCCATGTGGGTTGTACTGTTAGAAGATGGAATTGAGTTCTACAAGAAGAAAAGTGACAACAGCCCCAAAGGAATGATTCCCCTGAAAGGAAGCACACTGACTAGCCCTTGTCAAGACTTTGGCAAAAGGATG TTTGTGTTTAAGATCACTACGACCAAACAGCAGGACCACTTCTTCCAAGcagccttcctggaggagagaGATTCCTGGGTTCGGGACACCAAGAAGGCCATTAAATGCATTGAAGGAGGTCAAAAGTTCGCAAGGAAATCCACCAGGAGGTCCATTCGACTGCCAGAAACCGTTGACTTAGG TGCCTTGTATCTGTCCATGAAAGATATcgagaaaggaataaaagaactCAATCTAGAGAAGGACAAGAAGATATTTAATCACTGCTTCACAG GAAACTGTGTCATCGACTGGCTGGTGTCCAATAAGTCTGTTCGGAATCGCCAGGAAGGCCTCATGATTGCGTCCTCGCTGCTCGGTGAAGGGTACCTGCAGCCCGCTGGGGAATTGTCCAAGAATGCAGCGGATGGGATGGCTGAACACCCTTTCCTGGACAACCCTGATGCCTTCTACTACTTT CCGGACAGCGGGTTCTTCTGTGAGGAGAATTCCAGCGATGACGACGTGATTCTGAAGGAAGAGTTCCGAGGGGTCATCATCAAGCAGGGCTGTCTGCTGAAGCAG GGGCACAGGAGGAAAAACTGGAAAGTGAGGAAGTTTATTCTGAGAGAAGACCCTGCCTACCTGCACTACTACGACCCCGCCGCCGGG GGAGAAGAACCTCTGGGAGCAATTCACTTGAGAGGCTGTGTCGTGACTTCCGTGGAGAGCAACCCAGATG TCAGGAAGAGTGAAGAAGAGAACCTCTTTGAGATCATCACGGCTGATGAAGTTCACTATTTCTTGCAAGCGGCCACCCCCAAGGAGCGCACCGAGTGGATCAAAGCCATCCAGGTGGCCTCCCGGACTGGGAAGTGA